The DNA region AACACCGTACCCCATACTAATCCCTTACCACACCGTACCCAATACTAATTCAACACAACACTGTACCCGATACAACGCCAACACCACACCCGTATCCCATACAAATCCAACACCACAACCGTACCCGATACAACGCAAACACCATACCGTACCcgattctaatccctctccacaccGTACCCGATACTAATCCCTCACCGCACTGTACCCGATACAACGCAAACACCATACCGTACCcgattctaatccctctccacaccGTACCCGATACTAATCCCTCACCGCACTGTACCCGATACTAATCCCTCACCACACTGTACCCGATACTAATCCCTCACCACACTGTACCCGATACTAATCCCTCACCACACTGTACCCGATACTAATCCCTCACCACACTGTACCCGATACTAATCCTCTCCACACCGTACCCGATACTAATCCCTCACCGCACTGTACCCGATACTAATCCCTCACCACACCGTACCCGATACTAATCCCTCACCACACTGTACCCAATACTAATCCCTCACCACACCGTACCCGATACTAATCCCTCACCACACTGTACCCGATACTAATCCCTCACCACACCGTACCCGATACTAATCCCTCACCGCACTGTACCCGATACTAATCTCTCACTGCACTGTACCCGATACTAATCCCTCACTGCACTGTACCCGATACTAATCCCTCACTGCACTGTACCCGATACTAATCCCTCACTGCACTGTACCCGATACTAATCTCTCACCACACTGTACCCGATACTAATCCCTCACCACACTGTACCCGATACTAATCCCTCACCACACCGTACCCGATACTAATCCCTCACCACACTGTACCCGATACTAATCCCTCACTGCACTGTACCCGATACTAATCCCTCACCACACCGTACCCGATACTAATCCCTCACCACACTGTACCAATACTAATCCCTCACTGCACTGTACCAATACTAATCCCTCACTGCACTGTACCCGATACTAATCCCTCACCACACCGTACCCGATACTAATCCCTCACCACACTGTACCAATACTAATCCCTCACTGCACTGTACCCGATACTAATCCCTCACCACACCGTACCCGATACTAATCCCTCACCACACTGTACCAATACTAATCCCTCACCACACTGTACCCGATACTAATCCCTCACTGCACTGTACCCGATACTAATCTCTCACCACGCTGTACCCGATACTAATCCCTCACCACACTGTACCCGATACTAATCCCTCACCACACCGTACCCGATACTAATCCCTCACCACACTGTACCAATACTAATCCCTCACTGCACTGTACCCGATACTAATCCCTCACCACACTGTACCCGATACTAATCCCTCACCACACCGTACCCGATACTAATCCCTCACCACACTGTACCAATACTAATCCCTCACTGCACTGTACCCGATACTAATCCCTCACTGCACTGTACCCGATAGTAATCCCTCACTGCACTGTACCCGATACTAATCTCTCACCGCACTGTACCCGATACTAATCCCTCACTGCACTGTACCCGATACTAATCCCTCACTGCACTGTACCCGATACTAATCCCTCACTGCACTGTACCCGATACTAATCCCTCACTGCACTGTACCCGATACTAATCCCTCACTGCACCCGATACTAATCCCTCACTGCACTGTACCAATACTAATCCCTCACTGCACTGTACCCGATACTAATCTCTCACCACACTGTACCCGATACTAATCTCTCACCGCACTGTACCCGATACTAATCCCTCACTGCACTGTACCCGATACTAATCTCTCACCACGCTGTACCCGATACTAATCCCTCACCACGCTGTACCCGATACTAATCCCTCACCACGCTGTACCCGATACTAATCCCTCACCACGCCGTACCCGATACTAATCCCTCACCACACCGTACCCGATACTAATCCCTCACTGCACTGTACCCGATACTAATCCCTCACTGCACTGTACCCGATACTAATCCCTCACTGCACTGTACCCGATACTAATCCCTCACTGCACTGTACCCGATACTAATCTCTCACCACACTGTACCCGATACTAATCTCTCACTGCACTGTACCCGATACAAATCCCTCACTGCACTGTACCCGATACTAATCCCTCTCCACACCGTACCCGATACTAATCCCTCTCCACACCGTACCCGATACTAATCCCTCACTGCACTGTACCCGATACTAATCCCTCACTGCACTGTACCAATACTAATCCCTCACCACGCTGTACCCGATACTAATCCCTCACCGACTGTACCCGATACTAATCCCTCACTGCACTGTACCCGATACTAATCTCTCACCGCACTGTACCCCATACTAATCCCTCACCACGCTGTACCCGATACTAATCTCTCACCGCACTGTACCCGATACTAATCTCTCACCACGCTGTACCCGATACTAATCTCTCACTGCACTGTACCCGATACTAATCTCTCACCACGCTGTACCCGATACTAATCTCTCACTGCACTGTACCCGATACTAATCCCTCACCACGCTGTACCCGATACTAATCCCTCACCGCACTGTACCCGATACTAATCCCTCACTGCACTGTACCCGATACTAATCCCTCACCGCACTGTACCCGATACTAATCCCTCACTGCACTGTACCCGATACTAATCCCTTTCCACACCGTACCCGATACTAATCCCTCACTGCACTGTACCCGATACTAATCCCTCACTGCACTGTACCCGATACTAATCCCTCACTGCACTGTACCCGATACTAATCTCTCACCACGCTGTACCCGATACTAATCTCTCACCGCGCTGTACCCGATACTAATCCCTCACTGCACTGTACCCGATACTAATCCCTCACTGCACTGTACCCGATACTAATCCCTCACCACACTGTACCCGATACTAATCTCTCACCACGCTGTACCCGATACTAATCTCTCACTGCACTGTACCCGATACTAATCCCTCACCGCACTGTACCCGATACTAATCCCTCACTGCACTGTACCCGATACTAATCCCTCACCACACTGTACCCGATACTAATCCCTCACCACGCTGTACCCGATACTAATCCCTCACCACACTGTACCCAATACTAATCTCTCACCACGCTGTACCCGATACTAATCCCTCACCACGCTGTACCCGATACTAATCCCTCACTGCACTGTACCCGATACTAATCCCTCACTGCACTGTACCCGATACTAATCCCTCACCACACTGTACCCGATACTAATCCCTCACTGCACTGTACCCGATACTAATCCCTCACTGCACTGTACCCGATACTAATCTCTCACCACACTGTACCCGATACTAATCTCTCACTGCACTGTACCCGATACAAATCCCTCACTGCACTGTACCCGATACTAATCCCTCTCCACACCGTACCCGATACTAATCCCTCACTGCACTGTACCCGATACTAATCCCTCACTGCACTGTACCAATACTAATCCCTTACCACGCTGTACCCGATACTAATCCCTCACCGACTGTACCCGATACTAATCCCTCACTGCACTGTACCCAATACTAATCTCTCACCACACTGTACCCGATACTAATCCCTCACCACACTGTACCCGATACTAATCCCTCACCACGCTGTACCCGATACTAATCTCTCACCACGCTGTACCCGATACTAATCTCTCACTGCACTGTACCCGATACTAATCTCTCACCACACTGTACCCGATACTAATCTCTCACCACGCTGTACCCGATACTAATCCCTCACTGCACTGTACCCGATACTAATCCCTCACTGCACTGTACCCGATACTAATCCCTCACCACGCTGTACCCGATACTAATCCCTCACCACACTGTACCCGATACTAATCCCTCACTGCACTGTACCCGATACTAATCCCTCACCGCGCTGTACCCGATACTAATCCCTCACTGCACTGTACCCGATACTAATCTCTCACCACGCTGTACCCGATACTAATCCCTCACCACACTGTACCAATACTAATCCCTCACCGCGCTGTACCCGATACTAATCCCTCACCACGCTGTACCCGATACTAATCCCTCACCACGCTGTACCCGATACTAATCTCTCACCACGCTGTACCCGATACTAATCCCTCACCACGCTGTACCCGATAGTAATCCCTCACTGCACTGTACCCGATACTAATCCCTCACTGCACTGTACCCGATACTAATCCCTCACTGCACTGTACCCGATACTAATCTCTCACCGCACTGTACCCGATACTAATCCCTCACCACGCTGTACCCGATACTAATCCCTCACCACGCTGTACCCGATACTAATCCCTCACTGCACTGTACCCAATACTAATCTCTCACCACACTGTACCCGATACTAATCTCTCACCACGCTGTACCCGATACTAATCCCTCACTGCACTGTACCCGATACTAATCCCTCACCACGCTGTACCCGATACTAATCCCTCACTGCACTGTACCCAATACTAATCTCTCACCACGCTGTACCCGATACTTATCCCTCACTGCACTGTACCCGATACTAATCTCTCACCGCACTGTACCCAATACTAATCCCTCACCACGCTGTACCCGATACTAATCTCTCACCACACTGTACCCGATACTAATCCCTCACTGCACTGTACCCGATACTAATCTCTCACCACGCTGTACCCGATACTAATCCCTCACTGCACTGTACCCGATACTAATCCCTCACCACGCTGTACCCGATACTAATCCCTCACCACGCTGTACCCGATACTAATCCCTCACCACGCTGTACCCGATACTAATCCCTCACCACGCTGTACCCGATACTAATCCCTCACTGCACTGTACCCGATACTAATCCCTCACCACGCTGTACCCGATACTAATCCCTCACCACGCTGTACCCGATACTAATCTCTCACCACGCTGTACCCAATACTAATCTCTCACTGCACTGTACCCGATACTAATCTCTCACCATGCTGTACCCGATACTAATCCCTCACTGCACTGTACCCGATACTAATCCCTCACTGCACTGTACCCGATACTAATCCCTCACCACGCTGTACCCGATACTAATCTCTCACCACGCTGTACCCGATACTAATCCCTCACCACGCTGTACCCGATACTAATCTCTCACCACGCTGTACCCGATACTAATCTCTCACCACGCTGTACCCGATACTAATCCCTCACTGCACTGTACCCGATACTAATCTCTCACCACGCTGTACCCGATACTAATCCCTCACCACGCTGTACCCGATACTAATCTCTCACCACGCTGTACCCAATACTAATCTCTCACTGCACTGTACCCGATACTAATCCCTCTCCACACCGTACCCGATACTAATCCCTCACCACACTGTACCCGATACTAATCCCTCACCACACTGTACCCGATACTAATCTCTCACCACACTGTACCCAATACTAATCTCTCACCACGCTGTACCCGATACTAATCCCTCACTGCACTGTACCCGATACTAATCCCTCACCACGCTGTACCCGATACTAATCCCTCACCACACTGTACCCGATACTAATCTCTCACCACACTGTACCCGATACTAATCTCTCACCACGCTGTACCCGATACTAATCCCTCACTGCACTGTACCCGATACTAATCCCTCACTGCACTGTACCCGATACTAATCCCTCACCACGCTGTACCCGATACTAATCTCTCACCACGCTGTACCCGATACTAATCTCTCACCACGCTGTACCCGATACTAATCCCTCACCACGCTGTACCCGATACTAATCCCTCACCACACTGTACCCGATACTAATCCCTCACCACACTGTACCCGATACTAATCCCTCACTGCACTGCACCCGATACTAATCCCTCACCACACTGTACCCGATACTAATCCCTCACCACGCTGTACCCGATACTAATCTCTCACCACGCTGTACCCGATACTAATTTGCACACCAGAATATATCTAATACCAATTCCTTCACACACTGTTTTATCATTTTACATTCACCACATCTTCATTCATTTTCTCTCCTCCCAACTCAATTTTCAGGCTAAACTTATTGTTCCCAACACAACAGCCGGCCTCATCATTGGGAAAGGTGGAGCAACGGTCCGTAGTATCATGGAGGAATCTGGAGCGTGGGTCCAGCTCTCTCAGAAGCCAGCAGGTCCAAATCTCCAGGAACGGGTGGTGACAGTGAGTGGGGAAGCTTCCCAGGTTCAGCATGCTGTAAGAAGCATCATACACAAAGCAAAAGAGGACCCGCCACAGGGCACCTCCTATCTCAACATCAGCTACACCAACACCCAAGGTCCTGTGGCCAACTCCAACCCTACAGGATCCCCATATGCTGGAGGGATGGCGGAGGCAACCATTGCCCCATACCCAGCTGCACCAGCTGCTTCAGCTGCAATATCTGGTGGAGATCTTCTGGCCATCTCTACGGCTCTGAATACTTTAGCCAGCTATGGTTACAGCACAGGTTTAGGATTTAATCCATTAGTTGGCGGTGTCCATCCAGCAGCTGTCAATCTTTTAGCATCTTACACAGGTGAAGCTGGTCCTGCATTGGGCTTGGGGGGTGGAGGAATCCTAATGGAGAAGCTAGCTGCGGAAAGCGTTGCCGGTAAGGAGACTCTGGAGATGGCTGTACCAGAAACCCTGGTAGGTGCAATACTGGGGAAAGGTGGAAAGACATTGATTGAATACCAAGAGCTGACAGGAGCTCGCATACAGATTTCCAAGAAGGGGGAATTTGTCCCTGGAACAAGAAGCAGGAAAGTGATCATCACAGGACCACCGGGGGCCACACAAGCAGCACAATACTTGATTGGGCAGAGGGTGGCTTACGAGCAAAGTGTGCGGTCAACTAACCCACAAAAGGTTGGCTAACTGAAGACGTTTGGTGGGAGAGGTTGGTGCGTGTGGGGGGGATGGATGGTAGAACTGGGAAACGCAAAGGGTCGTGGACATGACATGTCTGTTGGAACA from Rana temporaria unplaced genomic scaffold, aRanTem1.1, whole genome shotgun sequence includes:
- the LOC120922491 gene encoding RNA-binding protein Nova-2-like isoform X1 (The sequence of the model RefSeq protein was modified relative to this genomic sequence to represent the inferred CDS: added 154 bases not found in genome assembly) is translated as MAGGSVQQNASYPPSQHQQQSPPMETEGSDSRKRPLETPTEASSTKRSNTADDAELFLKVLIPSYAAGSIIGKGGQTIVQLQRETGATVKLSKSKDFYPGTTERVCLVQGTMEALLAAHNFIAEKVRELPQGAMKSDLGLLPSQSSVTSERAKQAKLIVPNTTAGLIIGKGGATVRSIMEESGAWVQLSQKPAGPNLQERVVTVSGEASQVQHAVRSIIHKAKEDPPQGTSYLNISYTNTQGPVANSNPTGSPYAGGMAEATIAPYPAAPAASAAISGGDLLAISTALNTLASYGYSTGLGFNPLVGGVHPAAVNLLASYTGEAGPALGLGGGGILMEKLAAESVAGKETLEMAVPETLVGAILGKGGKTLIEYQELTGARIQISKKGEFVPGTRSRKVIITGPPGATQAAQYLIGQRVAYEQSVRSTNPQKVG